A window of the Isosphaera pallida ATCC 43644 genome harbors these coding sequences:
- a CDS encoding outer membrane protein assembly factor BamB family protein, with translation MCQRPDEPTASSSTTHPAARPGRHDGDGEPTQRTRGTTFLKASLLAALLVLVEPWSIHPSSRPAQAAQPPATRRAGGSIYPNSSLEAEAFLRSADSHARDGQYAEAVTLYLKVMDQYGGALGKIPRDSRPNGAADPAAESTLYVDLRSYCQRRIAAMPPEGRAIYRAKVEGLIEPRYQEARRRRDEAELRRIATEAFASSRGDDALDLAGDLAFRSGRFAEALECYRQLVSDRTDQTKIEPGLVHPDPDIDLARVAAKKLLCRAALGYPLEPADLERYRATYPEARGNLFNREGLYADVLASAIAEDRWSLSGVEESRWPTFAGAPNRSTMAREAIEVGEGSYQWRVKLAPVLAPTTGDSVNQFNRFNRFGGPDPNANAKPTLAYHPIILGDLVLVGDESKVWAYPLDGGDASPAKPDGAPSAPVDPAPVEGQVTHRWMAEHRFGGVTAPLAQGLPGPPPRFTLTAHGGRLFARLGPSTSYSVGYRTRLQPSAVVAFDLSREGKKLWIKDARQIPLTNQEGGRGGLAAFEGTPVADDYGVYVALTEGGSGPMSQIHVACLDPATGEPKWTRFLFQSNLGDDPEAFMMRGGRAMMGNFGLAAANPGHRLLSLEAGTLYYQTNLGAVAAIDASDGRIRWLATYPRATGAAGAAAGEARDLNPAVVADGRVFVAPRDSDALFAFDALTGRLLWKTDPDTPINDIAHLLGVASGHLVATGNHVYLFDAATGRLTRRWPENPAGLTGQGRGLLAGNRVYWPTQSQIHVLSITTGLRDQPPIELAKMFQTGGGNLAVGDGFLAVAQQDALVLYCQNRRVIQRYRQILAERPADPAACYRLAQALEREGQTDEARAFYRQTIAAAGSSDLIDGRPLAEEARDRLYRLAMRLGEARSSAGAFAEAAEWFEEARTEAHKPQDRLTALFRLADVHNAGNRPEDAVTALQTALADPQLRDLQVNLEGGRIVRADALVVRRLQDLIKTHGPEVYARSNQVAQALVERGRRDRDPRLLERVEREFPVAQALPEALLSLARLREAADQPSEAALAYKRLLDLADAIDPPLRAQALWGLGQAYQAQRLWVSARDVYRRIEREFATVVLTDPDRAQATPDAAQVTLGQLVSRALQAPEFRGVADFDPDRRPDWPLQRVWERAWRADWAADSSPREGDDVSALPYPLVTVGRLSSRRTPRLLLTQGRQVRAVDPADGSIIWSARLDGRAEWSGSLPDRIVVATRNRVWAFDPLNGQTAWVWPAPPDPLDAANPAADPSVVGNESINPFRPNVGIPGLPAGDDDPDRRSSPLEQFRVLGDRVLVLRGNSELVALEGANGRPVWSYLHARGRLHNRFLAHASSSWLDRPQEDGSLEARGFVLLQIRQPNAIVALDAATGRLLAEMEQAADAALWERDPIFLGGGKVGVVADRRTIQVFDLERRGPLWSRAVSNTLPNLSPPLLVGDASALVVLINGRILDRLDPLTGERLWAEPVPLGEENLGERPDAILIRDNAILTVNQGLLQSHRISDGGLNWKKRLHGAEEGWNLAPLDQGVAVYPDPQRVAARRFVGDFLPITLHRLDDGRLLQRLVFPTAETQALVIRFEADGLTVATNQAGWFLAAGRSSPAAPSPPPVEREDRE, from the coding sequence ATGTGTCAGCGACCCGATGAACCCACTGCTTCTTCCTCCACAACTCACCCAGCGGCCCGCCCGGGTCGTCACGATGGCGACGGTGAGCCAACCCAGAGGACAAGGGGGACGACGTTTCTCAAAGCGTCGCTGCTGGCCGCCTTACTCGTTCTGGTCGAACCGTGGTCGATTCATCCGTCGTCTCGGCCAGCTCAGGCCGCCCAACCCCCCGCCACCCGTCGCGCTGGGGGATCCATCTATCCTAACTCCAGTCTGGAAGCCGAAGCGTTCCTCCGAAGCGCCGACAGCCACGCGCGAGATGGGCAGTACGCCGAAGCCGTCACGCTCTATCTCAAGGTCATGGATCAGTATGGCGGAGCCCTCGGCAAGATTCCCCGCGATTCCCGACCAAATGGCGCCGCCGATCCTGCCGCCGAATCGACCCTCTACGTCGATCTGCGGTCATACTGCCAGCGGCGGATCGCGGCGATGCCGCCCGAGGGCCGGGCGATCTACCGCGCCAAGGTAGAGGGTCTGATCGAGCCACGCTATCAGGAAGCCCGCCGCCGCCGCGACGAAGCAGAACTCCGAAGGATCGCAACCGAAGCATTTGCCTCCTCCCGAGGCGACGACGCCCTCGACTTGGCCGGCGACTTGGCGTTCCGCTCCGGTCGGTTCGCCGAAGCTTTGGAATGCTACCGCCAACTGGTCTCGGATCGAACTGACCAGACCAAAATCGAGCCGGGTTTGGTTCACCCCGACCCCGACATCGACCTGGCGCGGGTCGCGGCCAAGAAGCTCCTCTGTCGCGCCGCGTTGGGCTACCCGCTGGAACCGGCCGACCTGGAACGGTATCGCGCCACCTACCCCGAAGCGCGTGGCAACCTCTTTAACCGGGAGGGTCTCTACGCCGACGTGTTGGCCTCAGCGATCGCCGAGGACCGTTGGAGTCTTTCAGGCGTCGAGGAAAGCCGCTGGCCAACCTTCGCGGGCGCTCCCAACCGCTCGACGATGGCCCGCGAGGCGATCGAAGTAGGTGAAGGCTCGTACCAGTGGCGGGTCAAACTCGCGCCGGTACTGGCCCCCACCACCGGCGACTCAGTGAATCAATTCAACCGATTCAATCGGTTCGGCGGTCCCGATCCCAACGCTAACGCCAAACCGACCTTGGCCTACCACCCGATCATTCTGGGCGATCTCGTGCTGGTGGGCGATGAATCCAAGGTCTGGGCCTATCCCCTGGACGGCGGCGATGCGTCCCCCGCCAAGCCGGACGGGGCCCCCTCCGCGCCAGTCGATCCCGCTCCGGTCGAGGGCCAGGTGACTCACCGCTGGATGGCGGAACATCGCTTCGGCGGCGTCACTGCGCCTCTGGCCCAGGGCTTGCCCGGCCCTCCCCCCCGCTTCACTCTGACTGCTCACGGCGGGCGTCTCTTCGCCCGTCTGGGGCCCTCCACTAGCTACTCGGTCGGCTACCGCACCCGGTTGCAACCTAGCGCTGTGGTGGCCTTTGACCTGAGCCGTGAAGGCAAAAAGCTCTGGATCAAGGATGCCCGTCAGATTCCCTTGACCAACCAGGAGGGCGGACGCGGTGGGTTGGCGGCCTTCGAGGGCACCCCAGTGGCCGACGATTACGGGGTCTACGTGGCGCTGACCGAAGGGGGCTCAGGTCCGATGAGCCAAATCCATGTGGCCTGTCTGGATCCAGCCACCGGCGAACCGAAATGGACCCGGTTCCTGTTTCAATCCAACCTCGGCGACGACCCTGAGGCCTTCATGATGCGGGGAGGCCGAGCAATGATGGGCAACTTCGGCCTGGCCGCCGCCAACCCCGGTCATCGTCTGCTCAGCTTGGAGGCAGGCACCCTGTATTACCAGACCAACCTGGGAGCGGTCGCCGCGATTGACGCCAGCGACGGGCGAATCCGCTGGTTGGCCACCTATCCCCGCGCCACTGGAGCCGCGGGCGCGGCTGCGGGCGAGGCCCGCGACCTGAATCCGGCCGTTGTGGCCGATGGTCGGGTGTTCGTCGCCCCCCGCGACTCCGACGCCCTCTTCGCCTTCGACGCGCTGACCGGTCGTTTACTCTGGAAGACCGACCCCGACACCCCGATCAACGACATTGCCCACCTGCTGGGGGTGGCCTCGGGGCATTTGGTCGCCACCGGCAATCATGTGTATTTGTTCGACGCGGCCACAGGCCGCCTGACCCGACGCTGGCCCGAAAACCCTGCCGGACTGACCGGCCAAGGGCGTGGACTGCTGGCGGGCAACCGGGTTTACTGGCCGACGCAAAGTCAGATCCACGTCCTTTCCATCACCACCGGATTGCGGGATCAACCGCCGATCGAACTGGCCAAAATGTTCCAAACCGGCGGCGGTAACCTCGCGGTGGGTGACGGCTTCCTCGCGGTGGCCCAACAGGACGCTCTGGTGTTGTATTGCCAGAACCGTCGAGTGATCCAACGCTATCGTCAAATCCTGGCCGAACGTCCCGCTGATCCCGCGGCCTGTTACCGGCTGGCCCAGGCTCTGGAACGCGAAGGGCAAACCGACGAGGCCCGCGCCTTTTACCGCCAGACCATCGCCGCAGCGGGCTCCAGCGACCTCATCGACGGTCGGCCATTGGCCGAAGAGGCACGCGACCGTTTATATCGTCTGGCCATGAGGTTGGGCGAAGCACGTTCCTCCGCCGGCGCATTCGCCGAAGCCGCCGAGTGGTTCGAGGAAGCGCGAACCGAAGCCCACAAACCTCAGGACCGACTGACAGCCCTCTTCCGCCTGGCCGACGTCCACAACGCGGGCAATCGCCCCGAAGACGCGGTCACCGCGCTTCAAACCGCTCTGGCCGATCCCCAATTGCGCGACCTCCAAGTGAACCTCGAAGGCGGACGGATCGTCCGAGCCGACGCCCTGGTGGTGCGTCGCCTGCAAGACCTCATCAAAACCCACGGGCCGGAAGTCTACGCCCGATCCAACCAAGTCGCCCAGGCGTTGGTGGAACGGGGCCGACGCGACCGCGACCCCCGATTGCTAGAACGGGTCGAACGAGAGTTTCCCGTGGCCCAAGCGCTGCCCGAGGCGCTCCTGAGCCTGGCCCGATTGCGCGAGGCCGCCGACCAACCCTCTGAAGCTGCCTTGGCGTACAAACGTCTGTTGGATCTGGCCGATGCGATCGACCCTCCGCTGCGCGCCCAAGCGCTGTGGGGGCTGGGCCAGGCCTACCAAGCGCAACGTCTCTGGGTCTCGGCCCGCGATGTGTACCGTCGGATCGAACGCGAGTTCGCCACGGTGGTGCTGACCGATCCGGATCGCGCCCAAGCCACGCCTGACGCCGCTCAGGTCACGCTGGGCCAACTGGTCAGCCGAGCGCTCCAAGCGCCTGAGTTTCGCGGCGTGGCCGATTTCGACCCCGACCGCCGACCCGACTGGCCGCTACAACGGGTCTGGGAACGCGCCTGGCGCGCCGACTGGGCCGCCGACTCGTCTCCCCGCGAGGGGGACGACGTGTCCGCTCTGCCCTATCCCCTCGTCACCGTCGGACGACTCTCAAGCCGACGCACTCCCCGCCTGCTGCTGACCCAGGGCCGTCAGGTCCGGGCCGTCGATCCGGCTGACGGCTCGATTATCTGGAGCGCCCGGTTGGACGGCCGGGCCGAGTGGAGCGGATCGCTGCCCGATCGCATCGTGGTCGCCACCCGCAACCGAGTCTGGGCGTTCGACCCGCTCAACGGTCAAACCGCCTGGGTCTGGCCTGCGCCGCCCGACCCTCTGGATGCGGCGAACCCAGCGGCCGACCCCAGCGTGGTTGGCAACGAATCGATCAACCCGTTCCGTCCCAACGTAGGCATCCCCGGCCTGCCAGCAGGCGACGACGACCCGGACCGCCGTTCATCTCCTCTGGAGCAATTCCGGGTCCTGGGCGATCGCGTCCTGGTGCTGCGCGGCAACTCCGAACTGGTCGCGCTGGAAGGGGCCAATGGACGGCCCGTTTGGTCCTACCTGCATGCCCGAGGCCGGTTGCATAACCGCTTCCTGGCCCATGCCAGCTCCTCCTGGTTGGACCGCCCGCAAGAGGACGGCTCCTTGGAGGCGCGGGGCTTTGTTCTACTCCAGATTCGCCAGCCCAACGCCATCGTCGCCCTGGACGCGGCCACGGGACGGCTGCTGGCCGAAATGGAACAAGCCGCCGACGCCGCTCTTTGGGAACGCGACCCAATCTTCCTAGGCGGCGGCAAAGTCGGCGTGGTGGCCGATCGTCGCACGATTCAGGTCTTCGACCTCGAACGCCGTGGTCCGCTCTGGTCGCGCGCGGTCTCCAACACCCTGCCCAATCTCTCTCCCCCCCTGCTGGTGGGCGATGCCTCGGCCCTTGTGGTCCTCATCAACGGACGAATCCTCGACCGCCTCGACCCCCTCACCGGCGAACGCCTTTGGGCTGAGCCGGTGCCGCTGGGCGAAGAGAACCTGGGGGAACGTCCCGACGCGATCCTGATCCGTGACAACGCCATTCTGACCGTCAATCAGGGATTGCTCCAATCCCACCGGATCAGCGACGGCGGGTTGAACTGGAAAAAACGGCTGCACGGGGCCGAGGAAGGGTGGAATTTGGCCCCGCTCGACCAAGGAGTGGCAGTCTATCCCGACCCCCAACGAGTCGCCGCTCGTCGTTTCGTGGGCGACTTTCTGCCCATCACCCTGCATCGTCTCGACGACGGACGCCTGCTTCAACGCCTGGTCTTCCCAACGGCCGAGACCCAAGCGTTGGTCATCCGCTTCGAAGCGGATGGACTCACCGTCGCCACCAACCAAGCCGGTTGGTTCCTCGCCGCCGGTCGTTCCTCCCCAGCCGCTCCTTCCCCGCCTCCGGTCGAAAGGGAGGATCGCGAATGA
- the hemA gene encoding glutamyl-tRNA reductase: MRFLALGVDHRSAPASVREALAFDGEKRERGLRHLVSEFPGLEAVVLSTCNRVELHLAADDLDGVPHRDEVARFLSRFHRCPLEFFVGHLRDYPDEQAVRHLFRVAASLESLVLGEGQILGQVKEAYQAAIHARTVGPILHSVFQNALRVGKKVREVTGLDQGKVSVASVAVDLARDVFDSFADKTVLVIGAGKMAELTLTHLAALKPGRVVIVNRNPERARLMAERFQGDPRPFDQLFNALVEADLVVSTTASDQPIVGLELFTRVQQARRNRLVLILDLAIPRDFDSSIGELDQVLLYNVDDLNGQAELNRRARRQGIEMAQAIIESETLACLNALRHQRAAGELQRMLGARFDEIRQRELERLFAARPDLSEADRQAIAHMTHRLQNQFLHQPRAALRSAVAETPHGDQPHPILTAVRHLFGLGPHRETVKPVG; encoded by the coding sequence GTGAGATTTCTGGCTCTTGGGGTCGATCATCGTTCCGCTCCCGCCTCGGTCCGCGAAGCTCTGGCCTTCGACGGCGAGAAGCGGGAACGTGGCCTGCGGCATCTGGTCAGCGAGTTTCCCGGCCTAGAGGCGGTGGTCCTTTCGACCTGCAACCGGGTCGAACTTCACTTGGCCGCCGATGATTTGGACGGTGTGCCCCACCGCGACGAAGTGGCCCGCTTTCTGTCGCGGTTTCATCGATGTCCCCTGGAGTTCTTCGTCGGCCATCTGCGCGATTACCCCGACGAGCAGGCGGTCCGACACCTGTTCCGGGTGGCCGCCAGCTTGGAAAGCCTGGTGCTGGGCGAAGGTCAGATCCTCGGTCAGGTCAAAGAAGCCTACCAAGCGGCCATCCACGCCCGCACCGTCGGGCCCATCCTGCATTCCGTGTTTCAAAACGCGCTTCGGGTCGGTAAGAAGGTGCGCGAAGTCACCGGCCTAGACCAGGGCAAGGTCTCGGTGGCCAGTGTGGCGGTCGATCTGGCCCGCGACGTGTTCGACTCGTTCGCCGACAAAACGGTGCTGGTCATCGGCGCGGGCAAAATGGCCGAACTCACTTTGACCCATTTAGCCGCCCTCAAACCGGGTCGGGTGGTTATCGTCAACCGCAACCCCGAACGCGCTCGACTGATGGCTGAGCGGTTCCAGGGCGACCCCCGCCCCTTCGACCAACTGTTCAACGCCTTGGTCGAAGCCGATTTGGTCGTCAGCACCACCGCCAGCGATCAGCCGATCGTTGGGCTGGAGCTCTTTACCCGAGTGCAACAGGCCCGTCGCAATCGTCTGGTCCTGATTCTCGATCTAGCGATTCCCAGGGATTTCGACTCGTCGATCGGCGAACTCGACCAGGTGTTGCTCTACAATGTGGACGATCTCAACGGTCAGGCCGAGCTCAATCGCCGCGCCCGCCGTCAAGGGATCGAAATGGCCCAGGCGATCATCGAATCGGAGACCCTCGCCTGCCTCAACGCCCTGCGTCATCAACGCGCAGCCGGCGAGTTGCAACGGATGTTGGGAGCGCGGTTCGATGAGATTCGCCAGCGCGAGTTGGAGCGGTTGTTCGCCGCCCGTCCCGATCTCAGCGAGGCCGATCGTCAGGCGATCGCCCACATGACGCATCGGCTCCAGAACCAGTTTCTTCATCAACCCCGGGCCGCGTTGCGTTCGGCGGTCGCCGAGACTCCTCACGGCGATCAACCTCATCCGATCCTCACCGCCGTCCGTCATCTATTCGGGCTAGGTCCACACCGCGAAACGGTCAAACCTGTCGGGTGA
- a CDS encoding cytochrome C assembly family protein produces MDRLQVLCFAGTYALALASDLARVVVRAPLRWYATLTLTAIGFAVHTAFLLHRLVVGNALQAPTVFESFLLVAWLVAATTLYLSVRASRKTAVGIFLLPIVLGLAGAAAFAPRASWADWGGWAAFWGTVHGLFLLVGAAASAVAFAAGLMYLLQARRLKLKQPIRFGFVLPSLEQSERLNRGGVAVAFPTLTIGLVIGVILGWAMRANDRATISWTDPKVLSGLAMWLVFAVLAHAQFRWAMRGRRVMILSIVAFGFLIFALVGVDLLLPTAHGVPGHEDPARAATSRLTSPDDLSGSDTIEFTSKTLTLPSPLRSLPIPDLGMMSPFPSANPRPSPAFPTKPGRSAS; encoded by the coding sequence ATGGATCGACTTCAGGTACTTTGTTTCGCGGGCACCTACGCTCTGGCCTTGGCCAGCGACCTGGCGCGGGTCGTGGTCCGAGCGCCGTTGCGTTGGTACGCGACTCTGACGCTGACGGCGATCGGCTTCGCGGTCCACACAGCGTTTTTGTTGCATCGCTTGGTGGTGGGCAACGCGCTGCAAGCGCCCACGGTTTTCGAGTCGTTTCTGCTGGTGGCTTGGCTGGTGGCGGCGACCACGCTGTACCTGAGTGTGCGAGCCTCACGCAAGACGGCGGTGGGGATTTTTTTGCTGCCGATCGTGCTGGGTCTGGCGGGGGCCGCCGCCTTTGCGCCTCGGGCCTCCTGGGCCGATTGGGGGGGATGGGCGGCGTTTTGGGGGACGGTCCACGGCCTGTTCCTTTTGGTGGGGGCGGCCGCCTCGGCAGTGGCTTTTGCCGCGGGCCTGATGTATCTGCTCCAAGCGCGTCGTCTCAAGCTCAAGCAGCCGATCCGGTTCGGTTTCGTGTTGCCGAGTTTAGAGCAATCCGAGCGGCTCAACCGGGGTGGGGTGGCGGTGGCGTTCCCGACCCTGACGATTGGGCTGGTCATCGGCGTGATCCTGGGCTGGGCAATGCGGGCCAACGATCGGGCGACGATCTCCTGGACCGACCCCAAGGTCCTGAGCGGTTTGGCGATGTGGCTGGTCTTCGCCGTCTTGGCGCACGCTCAATTCCGCTGGGCGATGCGGGGCCGTCGGGTGATGATCCTGTCGATCGTCGCGTTTGGCTTTCTGATCTTCGCCTTGGTGGGAGTCGATTTGTTGCTGCCGACCGCTCACGGCGTGCCCGGCCATGAGGACCCAGCCCGCGCGGCCACCAGCCGTCTGACCAGCCCCGACGATTTGTCGGGTTCCGACACGATCGAGTTCACCTCGAAGACGTTGACCTTACCATCCCCCCTCCGCTCCTTGCCGATTCCCGACCTCGGCATGATGTCGCCGTTCCCGTCCGCCAACCCCCGCCCAAGTCCGGCATTCCCGACGAAGCCGGGGAGGAGCGCGTCGTGA
- a CDS encoding GGDEF domain-containing protein, which translates to MSGTDRRAPYLMLIEGGIPGMLLPLKLGGNTIGRSMESEIQLLERTVSRRHALLEVWDDQPTRLTDLNSVNGTFVNGERLPQGMPTSLAEGSKIRFGTLVVTQFLMLTKAQEQRRRDLFDRSIRDPLTELPTLAYFLDQVGRKAEANRKANLGLAIALLDIDHLESINQRYGRDAGDATLAELAGLLRSGTRHDDLIARIDGNTFAVAATAPDFPVAHAWAERLREMTARRLIRTERAMFWITVSVGLGFSPPGQCNPSFALSTAELCLSRAKVAGRNCVVSNPEPILGV; encoded by the coding sequence ATGTCCGGTACCGACCGTCGCGCTCCCTATCTGATGCTCATCGAAGGCGGAATCCCGGGCATGTTGCTCCCGCTCAAGCTGGGCGGCAACACGATTGGCCGGTCGATGGAAAGCGAAATTCAACTCTTGGAGCGCACGGTCTCAAGGCGCCATGCTCTGCTTGAAGTTTGGGACGACCAACCAACACGGTTGACCGACCTCAACTCGGTCAACGGAACCTTTGTAAACGGCGAACGGCTGCCGCAAGGAATGCCGACGTCCCTTGCTGAAGGCAGCAAGATTCGATTCGGTACGTTGGTCGTCACCCAGTTTCTGATGCTCACCAAGGCCCAAGAGCAGCGCCGCCGAGATCTTTTCGACCGCTCGATCCGCGATCCGCTGACCGAACTGCCAACCCTGGCCTATTTTCTGGATCAGGTGGGTCGCAAGGCCGAAGCCAACCGCAAGGCCAACCTCGGTCTGGCGATCGCGTTGCTCGATATCGACCATCTGGAGTCGATTAACCAGCGGTACGGACGGGACGCCGGCGACGCCACCCTCGCGGAGTTGGCCGGTCTGTTGCGGTCAGGCACCCGTCATGACGACCTGATCGCCCGGATTGACGGCAACACCTTTGCGGTCGCCGCCACCGCCCCCGATTTCCCAGTCGCCCACGCCTGGGCCGAACGATTGCGCGAGATGACCGCCCGCCGCCTGATCCGCACCGAACGGGCCATGTTCTGGATCACCGTCAGTGTCGGCCTGGGCTTCAGCCCGCCTGGCCAGTGCAACCCCTCGTTCGCCCTGTCCACCGCCGAACTTTGTCTGAGTCGCGCTAAGGTCGCTGGACGCAATTGTGTCGTCTCCAACCCCGAACCAATTCTGGGCGTCTGA
- a CDS encoding DUF1553 domain-containing protein has translation MATTTARRGIILGLVLGLALAFGWSPRCATASPSPGAPELELWAGSSGVARLVGPRSSARFLLTERLPDGAMADRTDEAVWSVADPSIAAVNAWGRVTPVADGSTEVTARWGGVERRATVEVVGVASPGTHSHPRDVPVSFRLEVIPTLSQANCNMGACHGTPTGKGGFRLSLRGYLPAEDHVVLTREAGMRRVNPFAPETSLILTKPLGDVPHDGGVRLQRDGLAHRLLSRWIAQGMPDDPEAVKPVALRITPGERTLHAPNVAQRLAVEAVFPDGTIRDVTDLCYFDVSRPDLAEVSADGQARFRNRGEAAVIAHYLDLVAIARLTHLVEVPGFTPTPVPNDSLVDRAVFAKLNRMRIPPSPEAEDHVFVRRLALDLLGRLPTPEEVAEFENDPRPDRHARLVDRFVERPEFADFWGLKLADVLRANSRLLQPKGARALARWLRDRVAADTPMNQVAAELVTASGSTFANPAANYYRVSRDVEAAVETTAQLWLGVRIQCAKCHNHPFERWTQDDYYGFAAFFARIGRKPGGLGGDEVIFAQDGGEVIQPRTGRVMPPKALGGPVLADGGDQPSDRRARLAAWLTREDNPFFARMMVNRVWYHVMGRGIVEPVDDFRDSNPPVNDQLLDDLEASFIQSHFSLKHLVRTIASSRTYRLSAEATELNAGDDLYFSKAVRKLLPAEVLLDAISTLTDSPTVFPNQPPGTRAVQLAEEGLDDPFLKTFGKPARELACECERESDSNLSQALQLIGGETVHAKLRDDAGRMARLAESDLSAEAIVEQLYRIALSRPPSDYELATATRHLVEAQDRRAAVEDLGWVLINSKEFLFRH, from the coding sequence ATGGCCACAACGACGGCACGACGCGGAATCATTCTGGGTTTGGTGTTGGGTCTCGCGTTGGCGTTTGGATGGTCGCCGAGATGCGCTACGGCTTCCCCGAGCCCCGGCGCACCGGAGTTGGAGTTATGGGCGGGGTCGTCGGGAGTAGCGCGGTTAGTGGGTCCGCGGTCCTCAGCGCGGTTCCTGCTGACGGAGCGTTTGCCCGACGGGGCGATGGCGGATCGAACCGACGAGGCGGTTTGGAGCGTGGCCGATCCCTCCATCGCAGCGGTCAACGCCTGGGGGCGGGTGACGCCCGTGGCCGACGGCTCCACTGAAGTGACGGCGCGTTGGGGCGGGGTCGAACGGCGGGCGACCGTTGAGGTCGTTGGGGTGGCCTCCCCCGGCACGCACTCCCACCCGCGTGACGTGCCGGTGAGCTTCCGTCTGGAGGTGATCCCCACCTTGAGCCAGGCCAATTGCAACATGGGGGCCTGTCACGGCACGCCGACCGGCAAGGGGGGATTTCGTCTGAGTCTGCGGGGCTATCTGCCGGCGGAGGACCACGTCGTGTTGACCCGTGAGGCCGGGATGAGGCGAGTCAACCCGTTCGCTCCCGAAACCTCGCTCATCCTCACCAAGCCGCTGGGTGACGTGCCCCACGACGGTGGCGTGCGGCTCCAACGCGACGGATTGGCCCATCGTCTGCTAAGCCGTTGGATCGCTCAGGGGATGCCCGATGACCCCGAAGCGGTCAAGCCGGTCGCGCTGCGGATCACCCCCGGCGAGCGAACCCTACACGCCCCGAACGTCGCGCAACGTCTGGCGGTCGAGGCGGTCTTCCCCGACGGCACGATCCGCGACGTGACCGATCTGTGCTATTTCGACGTTTCGCGGCCCGACCTGGCCGAGGTCTCCGCCGATGGCCAAGCGCGGTTCCGCAACCGGGGCGAGGCGGCGGTCATCGCCCATTATCTCGACCTGGTGGCGATCGCCCGCTTGACCCATCTCGTCGAGGTTCCCGGATTCACCCCCACTCCGGTGCCGAACGACTCGCTGGTCGACCGCGCGGTGTTCGCCAAACTCAACCGGATGCGCATTCCCCCCTCGCCCGAGGCCGAGGACCATGTCTTTGTTCGACGTTTGGCTCTCGATCTGCTAGGACGGCTGCCCACCCCCGAAGAAGTGGCCGAGTTCGAGAACGACCCCCGGCCCGATCGCCACGCCCGTTTGGTCGACCGGTTTGTCGAGCGCCCTGAATTCGCTGACTTCTGGGGACTCAAGCTGGCCGACGTGCTGAGGGCCAACAGTCGTCTGCTCCAGCCCAAAGGGGCGCGGGCGTTGGCCCGCTGGCTGCGCGATCGGGTGGCCGCCGACACACCGATGAACCAGGTGGCGGCCGAGTTGGTGACCGCCTCGGGTTCGACCTTCGCCAACCCAGCGGCCAACTATTATCGAGTCAGCCGCGACGTGGAGGCGGCGGTGGAAACCACCGCCCAGCTTTGGCTCGGCGTGCGGATCCAATGTGCCAAGTGTCATAATCATCCATTTGAACGTTGGACCCAAGACGACTACTACGGCTTCGCCGCTTTCTTCGCGCGGATTGGTCGCAAGCCGGGCGGTCTGGGCGGCGATGAGGTCATTTTCGCCCAGGACGGCGGCGAAGTGATCCAACCCCGCACGGGACGGGTCATGCCGCCCAAAGCGCTGGGCGGCCCGGTTTTGGCCGACGGGGGGGACCAGCCGTCCGACCGTCGCGCCCGTCTGGCCGCCTGGCTAACCCGTGAGGACAACCCGTTCTTCGCCCGGATGATGGTCAACCGGGTCTGGTACCACGTCATGGGCCGGGGGATCGTCGAGCCGGTGGACGACTTCCGCGACTCCAACCCGCCGGTCAACGATCAACTGCTCGACGACCTAGAGGCCTCGTTCATCCAGTCCCACTTCTCGCTCAAGCACCTGGTCAGGACCATTGCCTCCAGCCGAACCTACCGCCTCAGCGCCGAGGCGACCGAACTCAACGCCGGGGATGACCTTTATTTCTCCAAGGCCGTGCGCAAGCTCCTCCCCGCGGAAGTGTTGCTGGACGCGATCTCGACCCTAACCGACTCGCCGACCGTGTTCCCCAACCAACCACCCGGCACCCGCGCGGTCCAACTGGCCGAGGAAGGATTGGACGACCCCTTCCTCAAAACCTTCGGGAAACCCGCGCGGGAACTGGCTTGCGAATGCGAGCGCGAGAGCGACTCCAATCTGTCCCAAGCCCTGCAACTCATTGGTGGGGAAACGGTCCACGCCAAGCTGCGGGACGACGCGGGACGTATGGCCCGCCTGGCCGAGTCGGACCTCTCCGCCGAGGCGATCGTCGAGCAGCTCTATCGAATCGCTCTTAGCCGCCCCCCCAGCGACTACGAGCTCGCCACCGCCACGCGACACCTGGTCGAAGCCCAGGACCGCCGGGCCGCCGTGGAGGATCTCGGCTGGGTGCTGATCAACTCCAAGGAGTTCCTATTCCGCCATTGA